The following coding sequences lie in one Chloroflexota bacterium genomic window:
- a CDS encoding UvrD-helicase domain-containing protein, producing the protein MTLPTPNPKQQRIIDTLDGALLVLAPVGTGKTRVLAERALHAIRKGVPAHRH; encoded by the coding sequence ATGACTCTTCCCACACCCAATCCAAAGCAACAACGCATCATCGATACCCTTGACGGTGCACTGCTGGTGCTGGCGCCGGTCGGCACGGGCAAGACCCGTGTGCTGGCCGAGCGGGCGCTGCATGCGATCCGAAAGGGTGTTCCTGCCCATCGACATTGA